Proteins encoded together in one Pelosinus sp. IPA-1 window:
- a CDS encoding exosporium protein: protein MTNPEFDTLFRADGATGPSGPTGPTGATGPTGPTGATGRTGATGSTGATGPTGSTGITGPTGSIGPTGATGRTGATGPAGNIGPTGTTGLTGDTGPIGPTGATGRTGATGITGATGPTGSTGITGPTGSIGPTGPTGRTGATGATEIGPTGTTGITGPTGSIGPTGATGRTGATGTTGATGPTGSTGPTGDTGSIGPTGATGRTGATGPTGSAGVAGATGPTGPSGATGATGLAGATGPTGATGATGATGATGATGTTGAIGPTGSIGPTGATGATGDIGDTGPTGATGATGPTGTTGLTGDTGPTGAIGDTGATGATGATGATGPTGPIGPTGGTGATGDIGDTGATGPTGSTGATGVTGPTGPTGGTGPTGAIGDTGATGPTGATGATGATGATGATGATGAGLAAFGYVYELATIADATVVGGADVPFSNNGPLTNISHTAGTTTITVATAGVYQIDYGINITAGIGSQIAIAVNGTVNPSTPISALVAVGEISGHAMLSLAAGDVITLRNNSAIALTLTLAPSVGAQLTIIKLN from the coding sequence ATGACTAATCCTGAATTTGATACCTTGTTCCGCGCAGATGGCGCTACTGGTCCAAGTGGCCCTACAGGTCCTACTGGGGCTACTGGTCCTACTGGCCCAACTGGTGCTACTGGACGTACTGGCGCGACTGGCTCAACAGGAGCTACTGGTCCAACTGGTTCTACTGGCATTACTGGTCCTACTGGTTCCATTGGTCCAACTGGTGCTACTGGACGTACTGGCGCGACTGGCCCTGCTGGCAATATTGGGCCAACTGGTACTACTGGTCTTACTGGAGATACTGGTCCTATAGGTCCTACTGGTGCCACCGGACGTACTGGTGCTACTGGCATTACTGGCGCAACTGGTCCTACTGGTTCTACTGGCATTACTGGTCCTACTGGTTCCATTGGCCCTACTGGTCCTACTGGACGTACCGGCGCGACTGGCGCTACTGAAATTGGTCCTACTGGCACTACTGGAATTACTGGTCCTACTGGTTCCATTGGTCCAACTGGCGCTACTGGACGCACTGGTGCTACCGGTACTACTGGTGCAACTGGCCCTACGGGCTCAACTGGTCCTACTGGAGATACTGGTTCCATTGGCCCCACTGGTGCGACTGGACGTACTGGTGCTACTGGACCCACTGGTTCTGCTGGCGTAGCTGGTGCTACTGGCCCTACCGGTCCTAGTGGAGCTACTGGTGCTACTGGGTTAGCTGGCGCTACTGGCCCTACTGGCGCTACTGGTGCCACAGGGGCAACAGGCGCAACAGGCGCTACTGGTACTACTGGAGCCATTGGACCCACTGGATCTATTGGACCGACTGGTGCGACTGGGGCTACTGGTGATATTGGTGATACTGGTCCTACAGGTGCTACTGGCGCTACTGGACCAACCGGCACTACTGGACTTACTGGAGATACTGGACCTACTGGCGCGATTGGTGATACTGGTGCTACTGGCGCTACTGGGGCTACCGGCGCTACAGGACCCACTGGACCGATCGGACCTACTGGAGGTACTGGGGCTACTGGTGATATTGGCGATACTGGTGCTACGGGACCTACTGGCTCAACTGGAGCTACTGGAGTTACTGGACCTACTGGACCTACTGGTGGTACTGGACCTACTGGGGCAATTGGCGACACTGGTGCTACGGGACCTACCGGCGCTACTGGTGCTACTGGAGCTACCGGAGCTACTGGTGCTACTGGTGCTACTGGTGCTGGCTTAGCTGCATTCGGCTACGTGTATGAACTTGCCACAATTGCTGATGCAACAGTTGTTGGTGGAGCAGATGTTCCGTTTTCTAATAACGGTCCTTTAACTAATATATCTCATACAGCAGGTACTACTACTATAACCGTAGCTACTGCAGGCGTATATCAAATTGATTATGGTATTAATATAACTGCTGGTATAGGATCTCAAATAGCAATTGCTGTAAATGGTACTGTTAATCCATCTACTCCTATCTCTGCACTTGTTGCTGTTGGTGAAATATCAGGCCATGCAATGCTGAGCCTTGCTGCTGGTGACGTAATTACTCTACGCAACAACTCAGCCATAGCTCTTACTTTGACCTTAGCTCCTTCAGTTGGTGCACAATTAACTATTATAAAGTTGAATTAA